In Streptomyces sp. NBC_00704, a genomic segment contains:
- a CDS encoding gas vesicle structural protein GvpA: MTVVPAQQSGGGGGSSGLYDVLELVLDRGLVIDAFVRVSLVGIEILKIDVRVVVASVDTYLRFAEACNRLDLESGPNKSPGLPEIVGDVTESGARGKSKGALSGAAETISDAFKQARDDGSAEREPRPRARKSTASRRKEEQE, from the coding sequence ATGACCGTAGTCCCGGCACAGCAGTCCGGTGGCGGAGGCGGCTCGAGCGGTCTTTACGACGTTCTGGAGCTCGTCCTCGACAGGGGGCTGGTGATCGACGCGTTCGTGCGGGTCTCCCTGGTCGGCATCGAGATCCTCAAGATCGACGTACGTGTCGTCGTGGCCAGCGTCGACACCTATCTGCGCTTCGCCGAGGCGTGCAACCGGCTGGACCTGGAGTCCGGCCCCAACAAGAGCCCGGGCCTGCCCGAGATCGTCGGCGACGTCACCGAGTCCGGTGCGCGCGGCAAGTCCAAGGGCGCCCTGTCCGGCGCCGCGGAGACCATATCCGACGCGTTCAAGCAGGCGCGTGACGACGGTTCCGCGGAGCGTGAGCCCAGGCCGCGCGCCCGCAAGAGCACGGCTTCGCGCCGGAAGGAGGAGCAGGAGTGA
- a CDS encoding GvpL/GvpF family gas vesicle protein, whose protein sequence is MSTYVYGITAGSHPALPEGLGGVGDPAMPVRVLKEGDLAAIVSDAPEGLRPKRRELLAHQNVLAEAGAGGCVLPMRFGSVAPEDSAVTGVLAERAEHYQERLRALDGKVEYNVKATHVEEAVLHHVMAGSPELRALAEANRKAGGGSYEQKIQLGEMVAAAVKAQEAEDAGVVQQALEPLAAAVAQGPESTGWLANVSFLVARDEAARFAEAVDELRQAHPHLDVRLNGPLPPYSFVEPGPSEPAETITGE, encoded by the coding sequence GTGAGCACCTACGTCTACGGCATCACCGCGGGCTCGCACCCTGCCCTTCCCGAGGGCCTGGGAGGCGTCGGGGACCCTGCCATGCCCGTGCGGGTGCTGAAGGAGGGCGACCTGGCGGCCATCGTGAGCGACGCGCCCGAGGGGCTGCGCCCCAAGCGGCGTGAGCTGCTCGCGCACCAGAACGTGCTCGCCGAGGCGGGCGCCGGCGGCTGCGTGCTGCCCATGCGGTTCGGCAGCGTGGCCCCCGAGGACAGCGCCGTGACCGGTGTGCTGGCCGAGCGCGCCGAGCACTACCAGGAGCGGCTGCGGGCTCTCGACGGCAAGGTCGAGTACAACGTCAAGGCGACGCACGTCGAGGAGGCCGTGCTGCACCACGTCATGGCCGGCAGCCCCGAGCTGCGTGCGCTCGCCGAGGCCAACCGCAAGGCGGGCGGCGGCAGTTACGAGCAGAAGATTCAGCTCGGCGAGATGGTGGCCGCCGCCGTCAAGGCCCAGGAGGCCGAGGACGCGGGCGTCGTCCAGCAGGCGCTGGAGCCGCTCGCGGCCGCCGTCGCCCAGGGCCCCGAGTCCACGGGCTGGCTGGCCAACGTGTCGTTCCTGGTCGCCAGGGACGAGGCCGCCCGGTTCGCGGAGGCGGTGGACGAGCTGCGCCAGGCTCATCCGCACCTCGACGTGCGCCTCAACGGGCCGCTTCCGCCCTACAGCTTCGTCGAGCCCGGACCGTCCGAGCCCGCGGAGACGATCACCGGGGAGTAG
- a CDS encoding gas vesicle protein GvpG, translating into MGLLGEVFLLPLAPVRGSGWVIRQVLREAERIYYDPSTIRAELSRLEQQLEAGEITEEEFDRQEDELLDRLETSARGTTQSDDGTAR; encoded by the coding sequence GTGGGACTGCTCGGAGAGGTTTTCCTGCTGCCGCTGGCTCCGGTCCGGGGCAGTGGATGGGTGATCCGACAGGTGCTCCGTGAGGCCGAACGGATCTACTACGACCCTTCCACGATCCGGGCCGAACTCTCCCGTCTCGAACAGCAGTTGGAGGCGGGGGAGATCACGGAGGAGGAGTTCGACCGACAGGAGGACGAACTCCTGGACCGACTGGAGACCAGCGCACGCGGCACCACGCAATCGGACGACGGGACGGCAAGATGA
- a CDS encoding DNA primase → MNRMGLGLAVGAGYLLGRTKKLKMAVAVGSLVAGKRLNLTPKGIADLVSQQLRDNPQFKEIGDQLRQDLRGVGKAASGAMVERQIDALADRLHGRTAEVRDQLAGAVPGKGRSQDDEQDDDLEADEEYEEDDEPRDTEDDDAEDAEDADEDEPEPAEDSEDSEDEEDSQDEEPPRKPAAKKTAKKAPAKKAPAKKAPAKKAPARRTAAKKTASAGKTAAKTASRPASGGSSGARRSKGGGDR, encoded by the coding sequence ATGAACCGAATGGGACTGGGCCTCGCGGTCGGGGCCGGATATCTGCTCGGCCGCACCAAGAAACTGAAAATGGCGGTGGCCGTCGGATCCCTGGTGGCCGGCAAGCGGCTCAACCTGACGCCGAAGGGCATCGCCGATCTGGTCTCCCAGCAGCTGCGGGACAACCCGCAGTTCAAGGAGATCGGCGACCAGCTGCGTCAGGACCTGCGCGGAGTCGGCAAGGCCGCCTCCGGCGCCATGGTCGAGCGGCAGATCGACGCGCTCGCGGACCGGCTGCACGGCCGTACCGCCGAGGTGCGCGACCAGCTCGCCGGCGCCGTGCCCGGCAAGGGCCGCAGCCAGGACGACGAGCAGGACGACGACCTGGAGGCGGACGAGGAGTACGAGGAGGACGACGAGCCCCGGGACACCGAGGACGACGACGCCGAGGACGCCGAGGACGCCGACGAGGACGAGCCGGAGCCGGCGGAGGACTCGGAGGACTCGGAGGACGAGGAGGACTCGCAGGACGAGGAACCGCCGAGGAAGCCGGCGGCGAAGAAGACGGCCAAGAAGGCGCCCGCGAAGAAGGCCCCCGCGAAGAAGGCGCCGGCCAAGAAGGCCCCGGCCCGCAGGACGGCCGCCAAGAAGACCGCGTCGGCCGGGAAGACGGCCGCGAAGACGGCGTCCAGGCCCGCCTCCGGCGGGAGCTCCGGCGCCCGGCGCTCGAAGGGAGGCGGTGACCGATGA
- a CDS encoding SRPBCC family protein, giving the protein MTDTLGSAKSATSAAGKSTGNGNPLSGLAQSEAADRLKGEVQEYLAAQATRLLTGVGNKLGETTNKLNDIAEGNSPGFAKLALDGGKKIAEGKGPVRSALELGASRAKDKVTGALKNIGGGKGGKGKKNAGKKPTVIMETIDVGVPLRTAYDQWTQYQDFSTFAKGVKSANRADDTTSDWQAKVFWSNRSWKAKTTEQVPDDRIAWTSEGAKGTTKGVVSFHELGENLTRILLVIEYYPTGLFEKTGNIWRAQGRRARLDLKNFARFITIKGEAQDSWRGEIRDGEVVRSHDDAIAEEEENQRSEDAEDADENGENGEDGEDAEARDAADDAPEDDEEYEPEEEAEGAYEEEDEEGEPEEEFEEEPEGEYEEEEEEGEPEEEAEPQYEDAKGGSRR; this is encoded by the coding sequence ATGACCGACACCCTCGGATCCGCGAAGTCCGCGACCTCCGCCGCGGGAAAGTCGACCGGCAACGGCAACCCCCTCTCGGGCCTGGCCCAGAGCGAGGCGGCCGACCGGCTCAAGGGCGAGGTGCAGGAGTACCTCGCCGCGCAGGCCACGCGTCTGCTCACCGGCGTCGGCAACAAGCTCGGCGAGACCACGAACAAGCTCAACGACATCGCCGAGGGCAACAGCCCCGGGTTCGCCAAACTCGCCCTGGACGGCGGCAAGAAGATCGCCGAGGGCAAGGGGCCGGTCCGCTCCGCCCTGGAGCTGGGCGCCTCGCGCGCCAAGGACAAGGTGACCGGTGCCCTGAAGAACATCGGCGGCGGCAAGGGCGGCAAGGGCAAGAAGAACGCCGGCAAGAAGCCGACCGTGATCATGGAGACGATCGACGTCGGCGTGCCGCTGCGCACCGCCTACGACCAGTGGACGCAGTACCAGGACTTCAGCACCTTCGCCAAGGGCGTCAAGAGCGCCAACCGCGCCGACGACACCACCAGCGACTGGCAGGCGAAGGTCTTCTGGTCCAACCGCAGCTGGAAGGCGAAGACCACCGAACAGGTGCCGGACGACCGGATCGCCTGGACGTCGGAGGGCGCCAAGGGCACCACGAAGGGCGTCGTCTCCTTCCACGAGCTAGGCGAGAACCTGACCCGCATCCTGCTGGTCATCGAGTACTACCCGACGGGCCTGTTCGAGAAGACCGGCAACATCTGGCGCGCCCAGGGCCGCCGTGCCCGCCTCGACCTGAAGAACTTCGCCCGCTTCATCACCATCAAGGGTGAGGCGCAGGACAGCTGGCGCGGCGAGATCCGCGACGGCGAGGTCGTCCGCTCCCACGACGACGCGATCGCCGAGGAGGAGGAGAACCAGCGGTCCGAGGACGCCGAGGACGCCGACGAGAACGGCGAGAACGGCGAGGACGGCGAGGACGCCGAGGCGCGGGATGCCGCGGACGACGCCCCGGAGGACGATGAGGAGTACGAGCCCGAGGAGGAGGCCGAGGGCGCGTACGAGGAGGAAGACGAGGAGGGCGAGCCCGAGGAAGAGTTCGAGGAGGAGCCCGAAGGCGAGTACGAGGAGGAAGAGGAAGAGGGTGAGCCCGAGGAGGAGGCCGAGCCCCAGTACGAGGACGCGAAGGGCGGGAGCCGGCGATGA
- a CDS encoding gas vesicle protein, with amino-acid sequence MTMSSRLPEPYGQGGGANLADILERVLDKGIVIAGDIRINLLDIELLTIKLRLIVASVDKAKEMGIDWWETDPALSSGARRDELARENAELRERLARLEELELGRAPEARESGSRDVRKESP; translated from the coding sequence ATGACCATGTCGAGCCGGCTGCCGGAGCCGTACGGCCAGGGCGGCGGGGCCAACCTCGCCGACATCCTGGAGCGCGTTCTCGACAAGGGCATCGTGATCGCGGGCGACATCCGGATCAACCTGCTCGACATCGAACTGCTCACCATCAAACTCCGCCTCATCGTCGCCTCCGTCGACAAGGCGAAGGAGATGGGCATCGACTGGTGGGAGACCGACCCGGCGCTGTCCTCCGGCGCCCGTCGCGACGAACTCGCGCGGGAGAACGCCGAGCTGCGTGAACGGCTGGCCCGGCTGGAGGAACTGGAGCTGGGCCGCGCCCCGGAGGCCCGGGAGTCCGGCTCCCGTGACGTCAGGAAGGAGTCGCCGTGA
- a CDS encoding GvpL/GvpF family gas vesicle protein, which yields MTGLRYVYAVCRPIGAPLQTALKGVAGDPPRLLAHRGLIAVVSHVPEADFAEAPLHRHLEDLDWLTDTARAHQQVIDALTAVTTPLPLRLATVFRDDSGVRVMMEEREADFLRTLDRLEGRVEWGVKVYVEREPAASASAAAETAEKPASGRDYLRRRRMESRAHEDSRQRAERFADRLHADLSAHADGARLHAPQNPALSKASGQNVLNAAYLVPRGRSEEFVELVDRTKGEEPGMRVELTGPWAAYSFVDDAGNASTAQDSPSAPASADLGEGGS from the coding sequence GTGACGGGACTGCGGTACGTCTACGCCGTCTGCCGGCCCATCGGCGCGCCGTTGCAGACGGCCCTGAAGGGCGTGGCGGGCGATCCGCCCCGGCTGCTCGCCCACCGCGGTCTGATCGCGGTCGTCAGCCATGTCCCCGAGGCCGACTTCGCCGAGGCGCCCCTGCACCGGCATCTGGAGGACCTCGACTGGCTGACCGACACCGCCAGGGCCCACCAGCAGGTGATCGACGCGCTGACGGCCGTCACCACGCCGCTGCCGCTGCGGCTCGCCACGGTGTTCCGTGACGACAGCGGCGTCCGCGTGATGATGGAGGAGCGCGAGGCGGACTTCCTGCGCACCCTGGACCGGCTGGAGGGCCGCGTCGAGTGGGGCGTGAAGGTCTACGTGGAGCGGGAGCCCGCCGCCTCCGCCTCCGCCGCCGCCGAGACGGCGGAGAAGCCCGCCTCGGGCCGGGACTACCTGCGCCGGCGGCGCATGGAGAGCCGGGCGCACGAGGACAGCCGGCAGCGCGCGGAGCGGTTCGCGGACCGTCTGCACGCCGACCTGTCCGCGCACGCCGACGGGGCCCGGCTGCACGCCCCGCAGAACCCGGCGCTGTCCAAGGCGTCCGGGCAGAACGTCCTGAACGCCGCCTACCTGGTGCCGCGCGGCCGGTCCGAGGAGTTCGTGGAACTCGTCGACCGCACCAAGGGCGAGGAGCCCGGCATGCGCGTCGAACTCACCGGACCCTGGGCCGCGTACTCCTTCGTGGACGACGCCGGGAACGCGTCGACGGCGCAGGATTCCCCGTCGGCGCCGGCGAGCGCCGACCTCGGCGAGGGGGGCTCATGA
- a CDS encoding gas vesicle protein, whose protein sequence is MTVVERREIALVDLLDRLLAGGVVITGDITLRIADVDLVRIDLNALISSVNEQVPSPWGESP, encoded by the coding sequence ATGACCGTCGTGGAGCGCCGCGAGATCGCCCTGGTGGACCTGCTCGACCGGCTGCTCGCCGGGGGAGTGGTCATCACGGGCGACATCACGCTGCGCATCGCGGACGTCGACCTCGTCCGCATCGACCTCAACGCCCTGATCAGCTCGGTCAACGAGCAGGTGCCGTCGCCCTGGGGGGAGTCACCGTGA
- a CDS encoding gas vesicle protein K, giving the protein MTDRRRNHVDLEPDTVERDLVKLVLTVVELLRQLMERQALRRFDQGDLSEEQEERIGLTLMLLDDRMTELRERYGLRPEDLNLDLGPLGPLLPRE; this is encoded by the coding sequence GTGACGGACCGCCGACGCAACCACGTCGACCTGGAGCCCGACACCGTCGAGCGCGACCTGGTCAAACTGGTCCTGACCGTGGTGGAGCTGCTGCGCCAGCTGATGGAACGGCAGGCGCTGCGCCGCTTCGACCAGGGCGACCTGAGCGAGGAGCAGGAGGAGCGCATCGGGCTCACCCTGATGCTGCTGGACGACCGCATGACCGAGCTGCGCGAGCGCTACGGACTGCGGCCCGAGGACCTCAACCTGGACCTCGGGCCCCTGGGACCGCTGCTCCCCCGGGAGTGA